The Nocardioides campestrisoli genome includes a window with the following:
- the tatC gene encoding twin-arginine translocase subunit TatC: MRGFLQVLRGTPQHPVGPDGRMPLSDHFRELRARVVRSALVLVTVFGVALFFYDQLLDLVLDPYNNARRQLDADVQTMAYVEGATGPLMLQLKLCGVAAIVLSSPYWLSQIWGFVLPGLHRDERRWSRIFAAVAGPLFLAGVATGYYVLPKGLEVLIGFTPDQLQSLVEFGTYFSFLTRMLLVFGVAFEIPLFVILLNLAGVVSGKALGRHRPWIVIGTFVFAAVATPSTEPFSMLALALPMLLLFLVAEVVARTVDRVRARRAAAQPVWGDDEVSPI, translated from the coding sequence GTGCGAGGTTTCCTCCAGGTCCTGCGCGGCACGCCGCAGCACCCGGTCGGCCCTGACGGGCGCATGCCGCTGAGCGACCACTTCCGGGAGCTCCGGGCGCGGGTCGTGCGCAGCGCCCTGGTCCTGGTGACCGTCTTCGGCGTCGCGCTCTTCTTCTACGACCAGCTGCTCGACCTGGTGCTGGACCCCTACAACAACGCCCGTCGCCAGCTGGACGCCGACGTGCAGACCATGGCGTACGTCGAAGGGGCCACCGGCCCGCTGATGCTCCAGCTCAAGCTGTGCGGCGTCGCGGCGATCGTGCTCTCCAGCCCGTACTGGCTCTCCCAGATCTGGGGCTTCGTGCTGCCGGGGCTGCACCGCGACGAGCGCCGCTGGTCGCGGATCTTCGCCGCGGTCGCGGGGCCGCTCTTCCTCGCCGGCGTGGCCACCGGCTACTACGTGCTGCCCAAGGGCCTGGAGGTGCTGATCGGCTTCACGCCCGACCAGCTCCAGAGCCTGGTGGAGTTCGGCACCTACTTCTCGTTCCTGACCCGGATGCTCCTGGTCTTCGGGGTCGCCTTCGAGATCCCGCTCTTCGTCATCCTGCTCAACCTCGCCGGGGTGGTCAGCGGCAAGGCGCTGGGTCGCCACCGGCCCTGGATCGTCATCGGCACGTTCGTCTTCGCCGCGGTGGCCACGCCCTCCACCGAACCGTTCTCGATGCTCGCGCTCGCGCTGCCCATGCTGCTGCTGTTCCTGGTCGCGGAGGTGGTCGCGCGCACGGTCGACCGCGTGCGCGCCCGCCGCGCAGCGGCCCAGCCGGTCTGGGGCGACGACGAGGTCTCGCCGATCTGA
- a CDS encoding helix-turn-helix transcriptional regulator, whose protein sequence is MAGSGSGARDQVSRLLTLVPFLHAHGSVRLEEAAAALGTSPGQVVRDLKVLLMCGLPGGYPDDLIDVDLDALEGEEADGVIRVSNADYLSRPLRLSPTEATALIVALRAVRDSAPEATRDVVDRTLGKLEQAAAEGSAHSQVELDLGGDAPAEVRAGLERALAERRQVRLTYWVPTRDEAGVRVVDPVRLHRSEGFDYLEGWCHSAEGRRVFRLDRIHALELLESPAAAHETAPVDLSEELFRHARAGQLATLRLAPGAQWVPEYFPVDDVRHLPDGRLEVDLHVGDARWLTRLVLRLAPHAEVVSPVELAQACRQAAADALRLYAGGTT, encoded by the coding sequence ATGGCCGGCAGCGGCAGCGGCGCGCGCGACCAGGTCTCCCGGCTGCTCACGCTGGTCCCGTTCCTGCACGCCCACGGCTCGGTCCGGCTGGAGGAGGCCGCCGCGGCCCTGGGCACCAGCCCGGGCCAGGTGGTCCGGGACCTCAAGGTGCTGCTGATGTGCGGGCTCCCCGGTGGGTATCCGGACGACCTGATCGACGTCGACCTCGACGCCCTGGAGGGCGAGGAGGCCGACGGAGTGATCCGGGTCTCCAACGCCGACTACCTCTCGCGGCCGTTGCGGCTGAGCCCGACCGAGGCGACGGCGCTGATCGTCGCGCTCCGCGCGGTGCGCGACAGTGCCCCGGAGGCCACCCGGGACGTGGTGGACCGCACCCTGGGAAAGCTGGAGCAGGCCGCCGCGGAGGGCAGCGCACACTCGCAGGTCGAGCTGGACCTCGGCGGTGACGCTCCCGCGGAGGTGCGCGCGGGGCTGGAGCGGGCGCTCGCCGAGCGGCGCCAGGTCCGCCTGACCTACTGGGTCCCCACCCGCGACGAGGCGGGTGTGCGGGTCGTCGACCCGGTCCGGCTGCACCGCTCGGAGGGGTTCGACTACCTGGAGGGCTGGTGCCACTCCGCCGAGGGCCGTCGGGTCTTCCGGCTCGACCGGATCCACGCCCTCGAGCTGCTGGAGAGCCCCGCCGCCGCGCACGAGACCGCGCCGGTCGACCTCTCCGAGGAGCTCTTCCGGCACGCCCGGGCCGGGCAGCTGGCCACCCTGAGGCTCGCGCCCGGGGCCCAGTGGGTCCCGGAGTACTTTCCGGTCGACGACGTGCGACACCTTCCGGACGGCCGGCTCGAGGTGGATCTGCACGTCGGGGACGCCCGCTGGTTGACCCGCCTGGTGCTGCGGCTGGCGCCGCACGCGGAGGTGGTCTCGCCGGTGGAGCTGGCCCAGGCCTGTCGCCAGGCGGCCGCCGACGCGCTGAGGCTCTATGCTGGCGGTACGACGTAA
- a CDS encoding DEAD/DEAH box helicase has translation MTSPSEAYAAFRRDRQHPVLAEFAGSYSFGLDDFQRRACQEIEDGRGVLVAAPTGSGKTVVGEFAVHLALATGRKCFYTTPIKALSNQKYHDLVARHGAENVGLLTGDHTINGEAPVVVMTTEVLRNMLYAASTTLMGLGFVVMDEVHYLADRARGAVWEEVIIHLPESVSVISLSATVSNAEEFGEWLATVRGDTTTIVEERRPVPLFQHVMVGRRILDLFAKSDVDAAAGFVKEGAPVNGELLRVARDDFASSRLMRDRRSPRKGKPGSSKSPRAVGNGRRVWIPSRVDVIDQLERLGMLPAIVFIFSRVGCDAAVTQCLSAGVRLTTPEERDEIFAFVEERCRHLPDDDLQVLGYHEFLEGLTRGVASHHAGMLPTFKQCVEELFARGLCKVVFATETLALGINMPARTVVIEKLSKWNGETHADITPGEYTQLTGRAGRRGLDVEGHAVVLWQPGTDPRELAGLASTRTYPLRSSFRPSYNMAVNLVHQFGRDRARELLEMSFAQFQADRAVVGLARQLHQAEDALEGYAEAATCHLGDFMEYAGLRRRISDEEKAAARARKADRRGEALASLQRLKPGDVIQVPAGKFAGYAVVVDPGLGNPDEPRPYVVTADRQARRLAPMDFPTPVEALTRVRIPRSFNGRNPQMRRDLASALRARTHDLTPPPRKRGSREAPGQSPIDREIESLRRQLAQHPCHGCPDREDHARWAERWFKLSRDTATLRRRVENRTNTVARIFDRVCEVLEALDYLDGNEVTERGARLRRIYTDMDLVAAESLRQGLWDDLTPPELAAVLSVLVYEARRADDASPPRLPSGRARDVIGEMVRLWADLDALEKDHRLDFLREPDLGFAWAAQRWAEGDDLDEVLGGIDLAAGDFVRWMKQLLDLAGQVADAAADTPLRKTARETSKALRRGVVAYSAFNE, from the coding sequence ATGACTTCTCCGTCCGAGGCGTACGCCGCCTTCCGCCGCGACCGCCAGCACCCGGTCCTCGCCGAGTTCGCCGGGAGCTACTCGTTCGGCCTCGACGACTTCCAGCGACGGGCCTGCCAGGAGATCGAGGACGGTCGCGGCGTCCTGGTCGCGGCCCCGACCGGGTCGGGCAAGACCGTCGTCGGGGAGTTCGCCGTCCACCTGGCCCTGGCCACGGGACGCAAGTGCTTCTACACCACGCCGATCAAGGCGCTGTCGAACCAGAAGTACCACGACCTGGTCGCACGCCACGGGGCCGAGAACGTCGGCCTGCTGACCGGCGACCACACCATCAACGGCGAGGCACCGGTGGTGGTGATGACCACCGAGGTGCTGCGCAACATGCTCTACGCCGCCTCGACCACGCTGATGGGCCTCGGGTTCGTGGTGATGGACGAGGTGCACTACCTCGCCGACCGCGCCCGCGGGGCGGTCTGGGAGGAGGTCATCATCCACCTCCCGGAGTCGGTGTCGGTGATCTCGCTGTCGGCCACCGTCTCCAACGCCGAGGAGTTCGGCGAGTGGCTGGCCACCGTCCGCGGCGACACCACCACCATCGTGGAGGAGCGGCGACCCGTGCCCCTCTTCCAGCACGTGATGGTCGGACGCCGGATCCTCGACCTCTTCGCCAAGTCCGACGTCGACGCGGCGGCGGGCTTCGTCAAGGAGGGCGCTCCGGTCAACGGGGAGCTGCTCCGGGTGGCGCGTGACGACTTCGCGAGCAGCCGGCTGATGCGCGACCGTCGTTCGCCGCGCAAGGGCAAGCCCGGCTCGTCCAAGAGCCCCCGCGCGGTGGGCAACGGACGCCGGGTCTGGATCCCGAGCCGGGTCGACGTGATCGACCAGCTCGAGCGGCTCGGCATGCTGCCGGCGATCGTCTTCATCTTCAGCCGGGTCGGCTGCGACGCCGCGGTCACCCAGTGCCTCTCCGCCGGGGTCAGGCTCACCACCCCCGAGGAGCGGGACGAGATCTTCGCCTTCGTCGAGGAGCGCTGCCGGCACCTGCCCGACGACGACCTGCAGGTGCTCGGCTACCACGAGTTCCTCGAGGGTCTGACCCGCGGCGTGGCCTCCCACCACGCGGGCATGCTGCCGACGTTCAAGCAGTGCGTCGAGGAGCTCTTCGCGCGGGGGCTGTGCAAGGTCGTCTTCGCCACCGAGACGCTGGCCCTGGGCATCAACATGCCGGCCCGCACCGTGGTGATCGAGAAGCTCTCGAAGTGGAACGGCGAGACCCACGCCGACATCACGCCGGGGGAGTACACCCAGCTGACCGGACGCGCCGGGCGCCGCGGCCTCGACGTCGAGGGGCACGCGGTCGTGCTCTGGCAGCCGGGCACCGACCCGCGCGAGCTCGCCGGTCTGGCCTCCACCCGTACCTACCCGCTGCGCTCCTCGTTCCGGCCCAGCTACAACATGGCCGTCAACCTGGTCCACCAGTTCGGCCGGGACCGCGCGCGGGAGCTGCTGGAGATGTCCTTCGCGCAGTTCCAGGCCGACCGGGCGGTGGTGGGCCTGGCCCGCCAGCTGCACCAGGCCGAGGACGCGCTCGAGGGCTACGCCGAGGCCGCCACCTGCCACCTCGGCGACTTCATGGAGTACGCCGGGCTGCGCCGGCGCATCTCGGACGAGGAGAAGGCGGCCGCGCGGGCGCGCAAGGCCGACCGACGCGGGGAGGCGCTCGCATCCCTGCAACGGCTCAAGCCCGGCGACGTGATCCAGGTGCCGGCGGGCAAGTTCGCCGGCTACGCGGTGGTCGTCGACCCCGGCCTCGGCAACCCCGACGAGCCGCGCCCCTACGTGGTCACCGCGGACCGGCAGGCCCGGCGGCTGGCGCCGATGGACTTCCCCACGCCGGTCGAGGCGCTGACCCGGGTGCGGATCCCGCGCTCCTTCAACGGACGCAACCCGCAGATGCGCCGGGACCTGGCCAGCGCGCTGCGGGCGCGCACGCACGACCTCACCCCGCCGCCGCGCAAGCGGGGGAGTCGCGAGGCTCCCGGACAGAGCCCGATCGACCGGGAGATCGAGTCCCTGCGCCGCCAGCTGGCCCAGCACCCGTGCCATGGCTGCCCCGACCGGGAGGACCACGCCCGCTGGGCCGAGCGCTGGTTCAAGCTCTCGCGGGACACCGCGACCCTGCGGCGACGGGTGGAGAACCGCACCAACACCGTGGCCCGCATCTTCGACCGGGTCTGCGAGGTGCTGGAGGCGCTGGACTACCTCGACGGCAACGAGGTGACCGAGCGTGGGGCCCGGCTGCGGCGGATCTACACCGACATGGACCTGGTCGCAGCGGAGTCGCTGCGGCAGGGGCTGTGGGACGACCTCACGCCGCCGGAGCTGGCTGCCGTCCTCTCGGTGCTGGTCTACGAGGCCCGCCGCGCCGACGACGCGAGCCCGCCCCGGCTCCCTTCCGGGCGCGCCCGCGACGTGATCGGGGAGATGGTGCGCCTGTGGGCCGACCTGGACGCGTTGGAGAAGGACCACCGGCTCGACTTCCTCCGCGAGCCCGACCTGGGCTTCGCCTGGGCCGCGCAGCGCTGGGCGGAGGGCGACGACCTCGACGAGGTGCTCGGCGGGATCGACCTGGCGGCGGGCGACTTCGTACGCTGGATGAAGCAGCTGCTGGACCTCGCCGGCCAGGTCGCGGACGCGGCCGCCGACACCCCGCTGCGCAAGACGGCGCGGGAGACGTCGAAGGCGCTGCGGCGAGGTGTGGTCGCCTACAGCGCCTTCAACGAGTAG
- a CDS encoding diacylglycerol kinase: MTGSPREIAFLTNPTAGRVRSGARQRAVARLRERGLVVRDLVGRDADETADLARRSVADGVDGLVVCGGDGMFHLGVQAVAGTDVPLGLIPGGTGNDVARYFDLPRADPEQAAERIVAGRTRTVDLGRSGDRWFVTVLAAGFDAQVNERANAMRWPRGQARYTLAALAELRTLSPIRYQLVLDGDTRQVDAVLVAVGNGPSFGGGLRITEGAVLDDGLLDVVVIRPMSRSALVRHYPKLFAGTHVGHPQYEHHRVRRVTVAAPGIVAYADGDRFGPLPLTIECVPAALKVWS; encoded by the coding sequence GTGACCGGCAGCCCTCGTGAGATCGCCTTCCTCACCAATCCCACCGCCGGCCGCGTCCGCAGCGGTGCCCGGCAGCGTGCCGTCGCCCGCCTGCGCGAGCGCGGGCTGGTGGTCCGTGACCTGGTGGGGCGCGACGCCGACGAGACCGCGGACCTGGCTCGCCGCAGCGTGGCCGACGGGGTCGACGGCCTGGTGGTCTGCGGCGGCGACGGCATGTTCCACCTCGGAGTCCAGGCGGTGGCCGGCACCGACGTCCCGCTCGGCCTCATCCCCGGCGGGACGGGCAACGACGTCGCCCGCTACTTCGACCTCCCTCGTGCCGACCCCGAGCAGGCCGCGGAGCGGATCGTCGCCGGGCGCACCCGGACCGTCGACCTGGGCCGCAGCGGCGACCGGTGGTTCGTCACCGTGCTGGCCGCCGGCTTCGACGCCCAGGTCAACGAGCGGGCGAACGCGATGCGCTGGCCGCGCGGGCAGGCGCGCTACACGCTGGCGGCGCTCGCCGAGCTGCGCACCCTGAGCCCGATCCGGTACCAGCTCGTCCTGGACGGCGACACCCGCCAGGTCGACGCGGTCCTGGTCGCCGTGGGCAACGGGCCGTCCTTCGGCGGAGGCCTGCGGATCACCGAGGGGGCCGTGCTCGACGACGGGCTCCTCGACGTCGTGGTGATCCGCCCGATGAGCCGCTCCGCCCTGGTGCGTCACTACCCCAAGCTGTTCGCCGGCACCCACGTCGGACATCCCCAGTACGAGCACCACCGGGTGCGCCGCGTGACCGTCGCGGCGCCCGGCATCGTCGCCTACGCCGACGGTGACCGGTTCGGCCCTCTCCCGCTCACGATCGAGTGCGTCCCCGCGGCGCTGAAGGTGTGGTCATGA
- the tatA gene encoding twin-arginine translocase TatA/TatE family subunit: MNLYAIAGLGTPELLIILAVIVLVFGASKLPELARGSGRALRIFKAETKGLMDDDKTPEQRELEARRREELDAPYRSPHDEPRRDDTA, encoded by the coding sequence ATGAACCTGTACGCCATCGCCGGACTCGGCACGCCTGAGCTGCTCATCATCCTGGCGGTCATCGTTCTCGTCTTCGGTGCCTCCAAGCTCCCCGAGCTGGCCCGCGGCAGCGGCCGCGCCCTGCGCATCTTCAAGGCCGAGACCAAGGGCCTGATGGACGACGACAAGACCCCTGAGCAGCGCGAGCTCGAGGCCCGCCGCCGCGAGGAGCTCGACGCCCCGTACCGCTCGCCCCACGACGAGCCTCGCCGCGACGACACCGCCTGA
- a CDS encoding helix-turn-helix transcriptional regulator, with the protein MANRKSERLLNLLIMLLVQRRYVPKSRIREILYPDQGEEAFERMFDRDKEELRSLGVPVETGTLDAYFEDEVGYRIRPDQLALPEISLDADEAAVVGLAGKVWQHATLADATAEALRKLAAAKVPVDVAALDIVEPHIGADEPTFDVFWAATQERREVVFDYRRPGAPEARTRHLQPWGVVRYSGRWYAVGFDTDRGEERVFRLSRIQGPARLVGEPGSYEIPEGTDIRAVATRLVPAPATEPVAVLVRAGTGHGLRRMADAVEADVPGPDDRTAWDRVRLTASPRVVADEILPYGADAYVESPDSLRADVRGRLTTLLRTLQTTGGQ; encoded by the coding sequence GTGGCGAACCGCAAGAGCGAGCGTCTGCTCAACCTGCTGATCATGCTGCTGGTGCAGCGTCGGTACGTGCCCAAGTCGCGCATCCGCGAGATCCTCTACCCCGACCAGGGGGAGGAGGCCTTCGAGCGGATGTTCGACCGGGACAAGGAGGAGCTGCGCAGCCTCGGGGTGCCGGTGGAGACCGGCACCCTGGACGCCTACTTCGAGGACGAGGTGGGCTACCGGATCCGTCCCGACCAGCTCGCGCTGCCCGAGATCAGCCTGGACGCCGACGAGGCAGCCGTGGTCGGCCTGGCCGGGAAGGTGTGGCAGCACGCCACCCTGGCCGACGCGACGGCCGAGGCGCTGCGCAAGCTCGCCGCCGCCAAGGTGCCGGTCGACGTGGCCGCGCTGGACATCGTGGAGCCGCACATCGGCGCCGACGAGCCGACGTTCGACGTCTTCTGGGCCGCGACCCAGGAGCGTCGCGAGGTCGTCTTCGACTACCGGCGTCCGGGCGCCCCCGAGGCGCGGACCCGGCACCTGCAGCCGTGGGGCGTGGTCCGCTACTCGGGCCGCTGGTACGCCGTCGGCTTCGACACCGACCGGGGCGAGGAGCGGGTCTTCCGGCTCTCCCGGATCCAGGGACCTGCCCGGCTGGTCGGTGAGCCAGGAAGCTACGAGATCCCCGAGGGCACCGACATCCGGGCCGTGGCCACCCGGCTCGTGCCGGCACCGGCCACCGAGCCGGTCGCGGTGCTGGTCCGGGCCGGCACCGGCCACGGGCTGCGCCGGATGGCCGACGCGGTGGAGGCGGACGTGCCGGGCCCCGACGACCGAACGGCGTGGGACCGGGTGCGGCTCACGGCCAGCCCTCGGGTGGTCGCCGACGAGATCCTGCCGTACGGCGCCGATGCCTACGTGGAGTCGCCCGACTCGCTCCGCGCGGACGTACGCGGACGGCTGACGACCCTGCTGAGGACCCTGCAGACGACAGGAGGGCAGTGA